The genomic segment tttcaatctcaaatttatttatttttacgtttaGAAAATATTGAGGATAGAAAAATTGCTTGAATGAGGACattctaacaataaaaaaaaactaattttggtgttaataaatttgtcttttttaagaaaaattcaatGCTCTTTAATTATGTCGGGAGGGTAATTTAggatatttaaagtttttttattcgtttaatttttgtatttagataaattaaaagaaaataataaaaatcctaaacaaacaagaaaaaataaaattattaggcTTACAAAtgatttttcctataaaaaccCTTCTACATTAGCTTACATTTCGGTCATCTTttgttgaaacttttttttaacaaattttaataaattgatcatTAATTTAGGCACAGAAatctacaattaaaaaaaaaagagagagagttcaaggataaaaatgaaagaaaattcaGTTAGTGTGGATTGCTGTAAAGTTTTACCTACGTGTGTTTTAGTATATATGTAATATGACCTATTTACGCTTTTAGCTTAGGAATTGAAGGAGATATAAGTCCGAGTAaaggaaatcaaataaaaaaaccaagaatttAGTGCCAAATTCTCCATAGAATTAGTATGAGTTAACTTGATGTAGTGATTTTccgataaaaagataaaatataaatgttttgtATTTTCAGAAATCTTATAATGTTTGGTGGgtaaataatagtattttattagttatttttatcgGTTCACTTCAAAGAAagagacaaaataaaaagagaaaaagcttttgcaaagatatttttataattttttgaagtgttgtattttattttcgtTTCCTTTTATATGTCTatctttgtttaaaaaaatggatctataaaaataattagtagaATAATACTAATTACTACATGAGGACTGTAAAATTTGCTTTTCTAGTATATTACGGATActctcacctttttttttacaaagggGTATaacttttaaagaaaataaacaataaatgttCAACCAGAATAATTTAGGAAGCTACTaaagaaaatatagaaacaaatattttgtagagagaaaaaaactaggtaataattaagagaaataaaaaaatatacatgatgttatatatatatatatatatatatacacacacacatttaacaaaatatataaggtgtgaaaaaaaaactatagcactaaaaagatattattatagattatgataatgatttgatgatttttctcTTCACTAAATCAGATAAAAAGACCAAGTTCAGGGATAAAATAGTCTTTTACATGTGAtatatttgtcatttttattttgtttaggggtacaaaaatcttttttctttttcttgagcaGTAAAATACCTTCactaccttaaaaaaaaaattgttagtttctagaattttagtttctagaatttttttgaaattgtatATTTTGTGGAATAATAATCTTACTAAATTGTCCTGGTCTcaagattaattaagttttttgggGGTATCTctgtatttttatccttttttttgttataattggaTGAGTAGATgggtaaatttatattttcaaaaattaaaaattcaaagcaCTTTGAATTGACTAACTTAcccttgatttcaattttttttggggtttttttttattttcttgtgggtgagcattttcagtttggtctgattttcacctaaaaaaataaccaaaccaatttatttttttaaaaaaatcaaaaccaaaactgaACTGAAACTAGTTCAAATCGACCAGTTTCAGTTCGATTCGATTCGATTTGgttaattgaaaggaaaaatgagaaaaaaccgGTTTCATCTTGGCCAGGCATATCGAGCAGAtttctaaaattgaaaataaaaggctaGAAAGGATAAGTGTTAAACGAagatttggaaaaaataattctcGCAACATCCATGATAGTAGTCGCATTACATTATAGCAAACTAGTAATCTCATAAATAAATATGGGAAATGAATATATAATAGatctacaaaaataaaaaaaattattagttacTTTAAACAATACGATAAGTCTCAATATAGATATGACAATATTAACTTAGTAGAAGTTGTTATATCACAAGATCAATTAAAGATAATTAAGGATAGTGAATGACTAATCTAGAAGCATGTTAAGATGAATCTCTTAGAAGTCGTGCATTTAATAGTGAGTGGCTACATGTGtcagtttgatttaaaaaagcTGTAAATTAGAAACTATTTCTGATGTCTAGTACTCAAGAAAACAGACTTTTAACAtgataaaaggaagaaaaaacaatttaaaaaagaaaataggcaGCATCAAATTTTTCATCCAACTTAAAGGAGTGACTACTAACTTTTTAAGGACAAAAAACTTAGAGATGAAGATTTTTATTACGAGATTGAACAAAAAGGAGTAGGCGGGGAGGGGGGGGGTTGAGTTTGTTAGGATTagaagaaaaaactcaaaagtAGATGGGGAAAAAGGTATTTATAGGACCaccgatttttttatttttactagaaCCTGTTTGGTTTGGTCCGGTTTATTCGGtttcaaacttttaaaattgaaaccatatcaaagcaaattattttttaatttttcttatcagttttttttcacgattcaGTTTTTTCGATTATcttggtttaatcagtttttttatttttttgttcacccTAAGTCAAATGACCTAGGTCACTggttgacattatttttttacttattttctttttcgtcCTCATTACtcgatgttgatttttttttaaaaaaaaaaaaataggcttcatgttttttttctttaatataaggttatctcaatctcctGCCTTTACTCGTGGATTTGCTAAGTTAACTCACGTAAGCtcgcatctttttttttttttgctttcaattattgtttttgtgtaaatgattttctttttattttaccttttaatatttgatttattcatAATTGGACTTAGTGATTTTCTTGTATCTGTGTTTCTAATCAAGAGCTGacatcaaattgtttttaatttatttttttacatctcataatttaacattaatttttttcttaaaaatatagacCTTGTGGTTTTCTTGATATtgttatcttgatcttatagTTTGACCCATGAATTTGATGGATTAACCTGGGTAgactcaagatttttttttcttcaaacaattgctatttttttgtttgtttttttaatttatttattaatatttgattggttgaaaattagattttaatttttattcaaatttattatttctggTTAAATTACTATAAACTTAAAAAGTTAAACTGAGGATGccattgtttgttttatttttttatttttattattaaacattaatttttttcttttttttaatacagaTGCATTGACtgaacatttttttctcattaatgtTTTACCTTATAGCTGCTATCTAAGAATACCTCGTTACGGAGCATTACCGAaacttttttatgaaatttgtagaattgattttcttttttttcctcactcGAAATTAAAATCTAAGTGGGCCACGTGGGCCTCAACAAGGCATGATTAGTGCAGAATGTTCTGTGGCTACAGAGAATAAAACCCAAAATCCAGACAAGATATACAACTAAGGCGCGGGAAACAACTCTTGCAACCAAGCGGGCCTCTTAACTACCCATCATTTCCTTCCGAAAAACTAAAATCTCTCGCGTTGCTCAGCGACAACTCACGATATTTTCACCTCCAGTAACCTCTCGGTGGCATTAtcgtaataaataaaaaaccacaaaGGTAGTTAAATCAATAGAGAAGGCCCCGAAGACTCCATCCCTCCACGTAGCAATTGAAAAAAGCTAGAAAATGCTCTGCCGGTTGTTCTGACCCCCGCTCTCTCTCGCCctctctcttttcattttcaaatattaGAGCGTTTCGTTTTTTCAAGTTTCATCTGAGCTGTGAATTACCGGTAATTAATTCTTGATTAAACTGCTTAATCTCACTATCTTTAGCTTGTAATTCTTGCTTGACTAAGAATCtcagctttttttttacttcctttGCTTATGCTAGTTCATCTTTTCTTgctttcatgtttgttttttcctttgttaattgtttttatctgtttttttattgatcaagttcttgcttttgataatttgatgttttgagGGTCGTTTCTAGTAGATGAGgttaattactatttaattaGTGATTGATTAGCTCATGCTAATCGTTTCTGGCTCGCTAGCTTGTTTGGTTTCatgtttttcaatctttttattaactgtgTTGTTGGTCTGATTAAGAGGAATTACCTTAGGGTCATGATTTTTTGAAGTTCTCGTAAAgttcttcaatttttcttttttaaagattgattgtattttttgttgagAATCTCTTTGGTTAATTGTTTAGTTtaattcttccttctttttttaagttcGAATTTCGGATTTTTTTTGGCAGGCCTAAGCGAAGCTTACTAGGGAAGATTGAAACCGAAAGCAAAGGAAATTTCGTGGCAagtcaaaaaaaattcttgtaattttaactTTACGTGGTTTGTAGCTTTCTATCGCgataaaatagtttaaaatcttGGAAAATTGGATATTTTCtgattttgaattggttttttatattattaatgttttttaaattggttttttatattagttactATGCACCATAAATATTTCCGTGGTTATATACTGGAAAtagaaaataccaaaaacaactgctcatctttaataatattaagCTGTCTTTTTCTGCTTTTTGAAAGAATTCTATAAATTGGATATACTTCTTATTCTGGGGGTGCTTTGATTTGATTCCTTATCAGTGGTGATGAGGTGGTGCCAGACTATAATGACATGTTCGGCTGTTTAATTATccattttttagttgaaaaatgaattttttttttttaaaaaaaggggaaGTTTATTGGTGTGTTAGGTCCACGGTTTTGGAGGTGGGGGGGAAGACTCTTTTAGTGGACTTGTTAAGGTGAAAGGAAGTTGGGATTTTTGGAAATGGGTAGATCTGAAATTTGTTTAGCAGAGGATAATTTTATCAGCTTGGTTGTGATTGGGGAATCTAAATGTGACATGAGTTTTGTTCTGAGTTTGAATTTATCTAATGAAATGATGATGTCAGTGAATGTTTGGGGTAATTTGCTTTAATAGCTGAGTTTTGGTGGGGACCGGCCATATCCATTTTAACAGCTATAGTTTCAATAGTCTATATAACCAGCAGCTCATGCAGATAGAGCCTTTTAGGTTTAGCAAAGCAACGATCATATTTATCAATTCAGACCGGattgattttcatttcattagcAAAATATGATTCTGTATTTCgaatttcatcaaaattaacATCAAATCTGAACTGTTATCCTGTTTTTAGGATGATGGTGAGATTTTATCGATAATGTTAGTACTTCGGATAACCAAGAGCTGCAGCCTGTCAGCAAAAGAATATTATTAACCTAGAATAGGTCAAAGTCAATATCTTTACTGATTTATTTCACAAATACAACCTGGTGAGCGCTATTTGAATAGTTTAACAAGATCTCTAACTTTCTGCTTGAATGCTTTCATTTGTgtggttttttctttgaatgcCTGATCTTGCTAGCCGTTTATTGATCATTTATCTTCTTACAGGTgagccgtttcatttaaatgctTATACACGTTAAAACTTGGTAAACCATGAATAAGCTGCTGGAAGCTTGTTGTGTTTAATTATCTAAACCCCGATATgcagatttttataatttttggcGGAAGATGGAGAATGCATTTCTGAAAGCATAGCTTTCAAAGAAAGTTGATTGAAAGTTTGAAGAGAAGATGACAAAGAAGAAGCACCATTTCCAAGAATCATTAAAATCCCTCTTTGGAAGTCACATTGATCCGGAGAAAGATGAACAgctaaaagaaactaaaacagGTGATTTCTTTTATCAGTAATTCTGGAGGTTGTGAAATGGCATTGTGGAAACTGGAAAAACGAAAATCTATGACCTATCTTGCATCATGTTTTTAGTTGTCTTTACATGATATTGTTTTGTGCGTTAAGCTTGTCCTTTCCATTGTAATCTTGATCAATGTTTAACTGTAAAAGCATTTCCTGTTCTGTAGAAATTGATGACAAGGTGAAAAGGATCTTGAAGCTTATCAAGGAGGAAGATCTTGAAGAACAAGATGGTCTCTCAGAAGAAAACTCCAAAAAAGAGCCTCTTATCGAGTTAATTGAGGATTTACAGAAACAGTACCATTCGCTCTATGGACAATATGATCACCTGAAAGGAGAGCTGAGAGAGAAAGTTCATGGCAAACATGGAAAAGATACCTCTTCTTCATCCAGCTCAGACTCAGAATCTGATGATTCTTCTAAGCACAAAGGCAATAAAAATGGTCGTTTGGAAAGCGAATACCAAAAGATAATAGATGGCATGAAGCAAAAACTTGAAGCTACGAATCTAGAACTTGCTGAACTGAAGAGTAAGTTGACAGCTACAGGTGAAGAGAAGGATGCTTTGAAGTTGGAACATCAAACTGGTTTGATCAAGAtacaagaagaagaggagatcATCAGAAATTTGAAGCTTGAAGTTGAAAGATCAGACACTGATAAAGCACAACTCTTGGTTGAGAATGGAGAACTGAAGCAAAAACTAGATGCAGGTGGCATGATAGAAGCTGAACTGAATCAAAGATTGGAAGAACTGAACAAAGTGAAAGATACACTGATTTTGGAGAAAGGGGCTGCCACGAGAAGCATTGAAGAGAGTGAGAAGATTGCAGAAGCTTTGAGGTTGGAATATGAAACAGCTTTGATCAAGAAACAAGAAGCAGAGGAGATCATCAGAAATTTGAAGCTTGAAGTTGAAAGGTCAGACGCTGATAAGGCACAACTGTTGATTGAGAATGGAGAACTGAAGCAAAAACTAGATACTGCTGGCATGATAGAAGCTGAACTGTATAAAAAAGTGGAAGAActgaacaaagaaaaagatagcTTGATTTTGGAGAAAGAGGCCGCCATGCAAAGCAATGAAGAGAGTGAGAAGATCACAGAAGACTTAAGAACCTTAACTGACTGGCTGCAGGAGGAAAAATCTGCCACAGGGCAAGAACTAGAAGCTCTTAAAGCAGAACTTTCAATCACAAAGCAGCAGCTGGAATCTGCAGAACAGCAAGTTGCAGATTTTATCCATAATCTGAAAGTAACCAAGGAAGAGAATGACTCTCTTACCTTGAAATTATCTGAAATCTCAAATGATATGGTGCAGGCACAAAATACAATTGATGGACTCATAGGTGAATCGGGTCAATTAAAGGAGAAATTGGATAGCAGGGAAAGGGAGTATTTGTCTCTTGCAGAGATGCACGAGATACATGGAAACAAATCATCAGATCGGATAAAGGAATTGGAAGTACAACTAAGTGGTCTGGAACTAGAGCTGAAATCATCGCAAGCCCAGAATAGAGATCTTGAGGTGCAGATTGAGAGCAAAATGGCTGAAGCAAAGCAACTGGGAGAACAGAATCATGGATTAGAAGCCCGGATTTTGGAACTTGAAATGATGTcaaaagagagaggagatgaACTTTCTGCTCTCACAAAGAAACTTGAGGAAAATCAGAACGAATCATCTAGAACAGAGATTTTGACAGAGCAGGTCAATACTATGTTAGCAGACTTGGAATCCATACGTGCCCAGAAAGAAGAATTGGAGGAACAGATGGTAATTAGAGGTAATGAAACATCGATTCATGTTGAGGGGCTTATGGATCAGGTCAACGTGTTAGAACAGCAACTGGAGTTCCTACACAGCCACAAAGCTGAACTGGGAGTGCAACTCGAGAAAAAAACTCTGGAAATTTCAGACTATCTTATTCAAATAGAAAATCTGAAAGAGGAGATGGTGAGCAAGACTGCAGATCAGCAGAGATTCCTGGCGGAAAAAGAAAGTAGTACAGCACAAATCAATGATCTGGAACTAGAGGTGGAGGCTCTATGCAACCAAAACACTGAGCTTGGTGAGCAAATAAGTACTGAAATCAAGGAGAGGGAACTATTGGGAGAGGAAATGGTTCGGTTACAGGAAAAGATCCTTGAACTAGAAAAGACACGGGCAGAGAGAGATCTCGAGTTCTCTTCTCTCCAGGAGAGACAAACAACTGGAGAGAATGAAGCTTCTGCTCAGATAATGGCTTTAACAGGACAGGTCAGCAATCTGCAACAGGGATTGGATTCTTTGCGGACTGAGAAAAACCAAACGCAATCACAgtttgagaaagagagagaagaatttTCAGAAAAGCTAACCGAATTGGAAAATCAGAAATCCGAGTTCATGAGTCAGATTGCAGAGCAGCAGAGAGTGCTGGATGAACAGGAGGAGGCACGCAAAAAGCTAAATGAGGAGCATAAGCAAGTTGAAGGTTGGTTTCAGGAGTGCAAGGTGAGTCTCGAAGTAGCAGAAAGGAAAATTGAAGACATGGCAAAAGAATTCCAAAAGAATGCGGGTTCTAAAGATCAGATGGTAGAGCAGTTGGAAGAAATGATCGAGGACCTGAAGCGAGATCTCGAAGTAAAAGGAGATGAAATTAACACCTTGGTTGAGAACGTCCGAAATATAGAAGTTAAGCTCCGGCTATCAAACCAGAAGCTCCGCATCACAGAACAATTACTAACAGAGAATGAGGAGAGCCTTAGAAAAGCAGAAGAGAGGTATCAACAAGAGAAGAGAGTGCTCAAAGAAAGGGCTGCTTTATTGTCTGGGATAATCACTGCAAATAACGAAGCTTATCACAGGATGGTTGCAGATATCTCGCAAAAAGTGAACAGTTCTTTGTTAGGACTGGATGCTATGACCATGAAATTCGAAGAAGATTGTAACAGGTATGAGAACTGTATTTTGGTAGTGTCAAAGGAGATCCGGATTGCAAAGAATTGGTTCATGGAGACAaataatgaaaaggaaaaattgaGAAAGGAAGTGGGTGATTTAGTTGTGCAGCTACAAGATGCAAAAGAACGTGAATCGGCATTGAAGGAGAAGGTTGAGCAATTAGAGGTCAAGTTGAGGATGGAAGGGGCGGAGAAGGAGAATTTGACCAAAGCTGTAAACCACCTGGAGAAAAAGGCGGCAGCGCTGGAGAACATGTTGAAAGAGAAGGATGAGGGGATATCAGACCTCGGCGAAGAGAAGAGGGAAGCCATAAGGCAGCTATGCTTATGGATTGAATATCACCGAAGTCGCCATGATTATCTCAGGGAAATGCTCTCAAAGATGCCCATGAGAAGCCAGAGGGCATCTTAGGAGCCCTAGTGACATTTCTCATTCCAGCATATTCATAttcatttgggttttttttttttttttgggtaaactGCAACGAGATACTCTTCAttacttgattttaattttttttcccttcagaGAGTTTTGTTGTTGCGATATCCTTTTGTTAGCCAGTAAGAATGTCAAAGCTGGAATGCACAGGAT from the Populus nigra chromosome 1, ddPopNigr1.1, whole genome shotgun sequence genome contains:
- the LOC133678660 gene encoding COP1-interactive protein 1-like gives rise to the protein MTKKKHHFQESLKSLFGSHIDPEKDEQLKETKTEIDDKVKRILKLIKEEDLEEQDGLSEENSKKEPLIELIEDLQKQYHSLYGQYDHLKGELREKVHGKHGKDTSSSSSSDSESDDSSKHKGNKNGRLESEYQKIIDGMKQKLEATNLELAELKSKLTATGEEKDALKLEHQTGLIKIQEEEEIIRNLKLEVERSDTDKAQLLVENGELKQKLDAGGMIEAELNQRLEELNKVKDTLILEKGAATRSIEESEKIAEALRLEYETALIKKQEAEEIIRNLKLEVERSDADKAQLLIENGELKQKLDTAGMIEAELYKKVEELNKEKDSLILEKEAAMQSNEESEKITEDLRTLTDWLQEEKSATGQELEALKAELSITKQQLESAEQQVADFIHNLKVTKEENDSLTLKLSEISNDMVQAQNTIDGLIGESGQLKEKLDSREREYLSLAEMHEIHGNKSSDRIKELEVQLSGLELELKSSQAQNRDLEVQIESKMAEAKQLGEQNHGLEARILELEMMSKERGDELSALTKKLEENQNESSRTEILTEQVNTMLADLESIRAQKEELEEQMVIRGNETSIHVEGLMDQVNVLEQQLEFLHSHKAELGVQLEKKTLEISDYLIQIENLKEEMVSKTADQQRFLAEKESSTAQINDLELEVEALCNQNTELGEQISTEIKERELLGEEMVRLQEKILELEKTRAERDLEFSSLQERQTTGENEASAQIMALTGQVSNLQQGLDSLRTEKNQTQSQFEKEREEFSEKLTELENQKSEFMSQIAEQQRVLDEQEEARKKLNEEHKQVEGWFQECKVSLEVAERKIEDMAKEFQKNAGSKDQMVEQLEEMIEDLKRDLEVKGDEINTLVENVRNIEVKLRLSNQKLRITEQLLTENEESLRKAEERYQQEKRVLKERAALLSGIITANNEAYHRMVADISQKVNSSLLGLDAMTMKFEEDCNRYENCILVVSKEIRIAKNWFMETNNEKEKLRKEVGDLVVQLQDAKERESALKEKVEQLEVKLRMEGAEKENLTKAVNHLEKKAAALENMLKEKDEGISDLGEEKREAIRQLCLWIEYHRSRHDYLREMLSKMPMRSQRAS